The genomic interval GTGCCGAACAGGTGGTGGGCCTCGATCACCTCGAGGCCCTTGTTCATGAGCGTGGCGGAGTCGATCGTGATCTTGCCGCCCATCGCCCAGGTCGGGTGCGCGAGCGCCTGCTCGATCGTGACGCCCTCGAGCTCGGCGCGGCTGCGGCCGCGGAACGGGCCGCCGGAGGCGGTGAGCACGAGCTTCTCGATCGAGTCGAGGCCGCCGGTGGCGTGCTCGCCGTGGACGAGCTGGTGGATCGCCGAGTGCTCGCTGTCGACCGGCAGGATCTGGGCGCCGGTCGCCTCGGCGAGCGCCATGACGAGCTCGCCGCCGACGACGAGCGACTCCTTGTTGGCGAGCGCGAGGTCGATGCCCTCGCCGAGCGTCGCGACCGTCGGCCCGAGCCCCGCCGATCCGACGAGCGCGTTGAGCACGAGGTCGGCGCCGGACTCGAGCACCAGCTGGACGAGGCCCTCGGGGCCGCGCAGCACCTCGCCGTCGGTCCAGGCCTCCGCGGCCTGCGCCGCGAGGTCCAGGTCGGTGACCGCGATCCGCGGCACCCCGTGCTGGACGGCCTGCTCGACGAGCTGCCTCCAGTTCGTCTGGGCGCTGAGCCCGACGACCTCGAGGTCGTCGGAGCGCGAGATCACGTCCAGGGCCTGGGTCCCGATCGACCCGGTGGACCC from Paraconexibacter algicola carries:
- the dxr gene encoding 1-deoxy-D-xylulose-5-phosphate reductoisomerase; its protein translation is MSRRILLLGSTGSIGTQALDVISRSDDLEVVGLSAQTNWRQLVEQAVQHGVPRIAVTDLDLAAQAAEAWTDGEVLRGPEGLVQLVLESGADLVLNALVGSAGLGPTVATLGEGIDLALANKESLVVGGELVMALAEATGAQILPVDSEHSAIHQLVHGEHATGGLDSIEKLVLTASGGPFRGRSRAELEGVTIEQALAHPTWAMGGKITIDSATLMNKGLEVIEAHHLFGTPYERIGVVVHPQSIVHSLITLVDGAALAHLGHPDMRAPIAYALHHPQRVPLPLRPLDLAEVGSLTFEPVDTEAFPCLRMAIEAGTAGGTAPCVLNAANEIAVHAFLGGRLPFLGIPDVIAGALDALGSAPIRAFETLYEADREARAVAAELVEKVAA